In one Tripterygium wilfordii isolate XIE 37 chromosome 22, ASM1340144v1, whole genome shotgun sequence genomic region, the following are encoded:
- the LOC119991130 gene encoding paired amphipathic helix protein Sin3-like 4 isoform X2: MKRSRDDVYMGSHSQLKRPVVSSRGETSGHAHLMGGGGGAAAAAAGAPQKLTTSDALHYLKAVKEIFQNNREKYDDFLEVMKDFKAQRVDTTGVIARVKELFKGHRELILGFNTFLPKGFEITLASDNEPPQKKPVEFDEAINFVNKIKTRFQGDDRVYKSFLDILNMYRKENKSISDVYMEVAALFEDHTDLLTEFRHFLPDTSAAGSVNYISSGRFRDRSSGMPAMRQMVVDKRERTAASHSDRDLSVDRPDLDHDRGLMKTEKEQQRRGEKEEDRRDDRERRDHERDDRDFEHDGNRDFNMQRKWKPGRRPEGSMGEQLHQGMISQELAFCEKVKEKLHNPDDYQEFLRCLHLYTREIITRSELQSLVSDLLGRYPDLMDGFNEFLARCEKNEGLLAGVVNKKSLWIEGYPPRSVKVEDRDRDSERDDVVKVRDRENRERDRLDKCLGNKEPGGPRMSLISNKDKYVGKPINELDLSNCECCTPSYRLLPKSYPIPSASQRTDIGAQVLNDHWVSVTSGSEDYSFKHMRKNQYEESLFRCEDDRFELDMLLESVNVTTKRAGELLEKINNNTIKAESPIRIEEHFTALNLRCIERLYGDHGLDVMEVLRKNASLALPVILTRLKQKQEEWARCRADFNKVWAEIYAKNYHKSLDHRSFYFKQQDTKSSSAKALLAEIKEISEKKRKEDDVLLAIAAGNRRPIIPNLEFEYPDSDIHEDIYQLIKYSCGEVCTTEQLDKVMKIWTAFLEPVLGVPSRPEGAEDTDDVVKSRNHSVKSSGESDGSPGGDSAIINSKPNPSRNGDESTPQEQSSSSKAWVINEDNGPKVVGSLDADQTRKNDTFSCTHHHDKVQPNPGMAGEISGVSKEVGCSERLVNSNASLANGAEQSNGRTKVETTSGLATPSRTCNGTIEGGTELRSNNEIVPSEGGDSVRPTISTNGMVPEGTKTHRYNEESIGPFKIEREEGELSPNGDFEEDNFAVYGETGLDSLHKVKDNSASRQYQTRHGEGRCGEAGGENDADDEGEGSAQRSSEDSENASENGDVSGSDSGEVEECSQEEHEEDGGHDEHDNKAESEGEAEGMADAHDVEGDGTPLPFSECFLSTVKPLAKHVPQALHDRENGSRVFYGNDSFYVLIRLHQALYERIQSAKINSSSGERKWKASNDSSPNDLYARFMNALYNLLDGSSDNTKFEDDCRAIIGTQSYVLFTLDKLIYKLVKQLQAVAADEMDSKLLQLHAYENSRKRERFFDAVYHENARVLLHDENIYRIECSSVPTSLSIQLMDYGHDKPEVTAVSMDPNFAAYLYNDFLSVIREKKERPGIFLKRNKHKYGGADEFSSTRLAMEGLQIGNGLECKIACNSSKVSYVLDTEDFLFRRRRNTKSLQQNNSCRNQANSSNGGSARVERFHRFLSN, from the exons ATGAAGAGGTCGAGAGACGATGTTTACATGGGCTCTCATTCTCAACTCAAACGGCCGGTGGTGTCTTCTCGCGGAGAAAC GTCTGGTCATGCGCATTTGAtgggaggaggtggaggagcagcagcagcagctgcagGTGCACCACAGAAATTAACAACAAGCGATGCTTTGCACTATCTCAAGGCAGTGAAGGAAATATTTCAAAACAATAGAGAAAAATATGATGACTTCCTTGAAGTTATGAAAGATTTTAAGGCCCAAAG AGTTGACACTACGGGTGTAATAGCTAGGGTGAAGGAATTGTTTAAAGGTCACCGAGAACTAATTCTGGGTTTCAATACCTTTTTGCCAAAGGGATTTGAGATTACTCTTGCATCTGATAATGAACCTCCGCAAAAGAAGCCTGTTGAATTTGATGAAGCTATAAATTTTGTCAACAAGATTAAG ACAAGGTTCCAAGGTGATGATCGTGTTTATAAATcatttttagatattttgaacatgtatagaaaagaaaacaaatccatCAGTGATGTTTATATGGAG GTTGCAGCACTCTTTGAAGACCACACTGATCTGCTAACGGAGTTTAGGCATTTCCTACCTGATACTTCAGCCGCAGGCTCTGTGAATTACATTTCATCTGGTAGATTCCGAGATAGGAGCTCTGGCATGCCTGCAATGCGGCAAATGGTTGTTGACAag AGAGAGAGGACGGCTGCTTCTCATTCTGATCGTGATCTTAGTGTTGATCGCCCTGATCTAGACCATGATAGAGGTTTgatgaaaacagaaaaagaacagCAGAGACGCGGTGAAAAGGAAGAGGATAGGAGAGATGACCGAGAGAGAAGAGACCATGAGAGGGATGATAGGGACTTTGAGCATGATGGCAATAGAGACTTCAATATGCAACGGAAATGGAAACCTGGTCGTAGGCCTGAAGGCTCCATGGGTGAGCAATTGCACCAAG GTATGATTAGCCAAGAGCTTGCTTTCTGTGAGAAAGTGAAGGAGAAGTTACACAATCCTGATGATTACCAAGAATTTTTGAGATGTCTTCATCTCTATACCAGAGAAATAATCACAAGATCAGAATTGCAATCTTTG GTGAGTGATTTACTTGGAAGATATCCAGATCTTATGGATggatttaatgaatttttggccCGCTGTGAGAAGAATG AGGGCTTACTTGCTGGTGTTGTGAATAAAA AATCCTTGTGGATTGAAGGATATCCTCCACGATCTGTGAAGGTAGAGGACCGAGATAGAGATAGTGAAAGGGATGACGTGGTTAAAGTCAGAGATCGTGAAAATCGGGAGAGAGATAGACTTGACAAATGTCTTGGAAACAAAGAGCCAGGTGGTCCCAGGATGTCTTTGATTTCCAACAAGGATAAGTATGTGGGAAAACCTATTAATGAACTTGACCTCTCAAACTGTGAATGCTGCACTCCCAGCTACCGACTTCTGCCGAAGAGT TATCCAATACCATCTGCAAGCCAAAGAACAGATATTGGTGCTCAAGTATTGAACGATCATTGGGTATCTGTAACTTCAGGAAGTGAGGATTATTCTTTTAAACACATGCGGAAAAACCAGTATGAGGAAAGCCTGTTTCGATGTGAGGATGACAG GTTTGAACTGGACATGTTGTTAGAGTCTGTGAATGTGACAACTAAGCGTGCAGGAGAACTATTAGAGAAGATCAACAACAATACTATCAAAGCAGAGAGTCCAATTCGTATTGAGGAGCACTTTACAG CTCTAAATTTAAGGTGCATTGAACGTTTGTACGGTGACCATGGTCTTGATGTGATGGAGGTGTTACGAAAGAATGCTTCCCTTGCTTTGCCAGTTATTTTAACTCGCTTGAAGCAGAAGCAGGAAGAGTGGGCTAGGTGCCGTGCTGATTTTAATAAAGTTTGGGCTGAAATTTATGCGAAGAACTATCACAAATCGCTGGATCATCGTAGCTTCTATTTCAAGCAGCAGGATACCAAGAGCTCGAGCGCAAAAG CCTTATTGGCggaaatcaaagaaattagTGAGAAAAAGCGCAAGGAAGATGATGTGCTTCTTGCTATTGCTGCTGGAAATAGACGACCTATTATTCCGAATTTGGAGTTTGAGTACCCTGATTCTGACATTCATGAAGATATATATCAGCTTATCAAATATTCTTGTGGAGAAGTTTGTACAACTGAACAATTGGATAAAGTAATGAAGATTTGGACAGCCTTCTTGGAACCCGTTCTTGGTGTTCCTTCCAGGCCTGAGGGTGCAGAGGACACTGATGATGTTGTCAAAAGTAGGAACCATTCTGTGAAAAGTAGTGGGGAAAGTGATGGAAGCCCTGGTGGTGATTCGGCCATCATAAATTCCAAACCAAATCCTTCCAGAAATGGAGATGAAAGTACTCCACAAGAGCAATCAAGTTCTTCAAAGGCTTGGGTAATAAATGAAGATAATGGACCTAAAGTAGTTGGTTCTCTTGATGCAGATCAAACTCGTAAAAATGATACTTTTAGTTGTACTCACCACCATGATAAAGTGCAGCCTAATCCAGGTATGGCTGGTGAAATTTCAGGGGTCAGTAAAGAAGTTGGCTGCAGTGAACGATTGGTCAATTCAAATGCTTCACTTGCCAATGGTGCAGAACAAAGTAATGGGAGAACTAAAGTGGAAACCACATCAG GGCTTGCCACTCCTTCCAGAACTTGTAATGGCACCATTGAGGGTGGTACTGAGTTGAGGTCAAATAACGAAATTGTGCCTTCAGAG GGTGGTGATAGTGTGCGACCAACTATATCCACCAATGGGATGGTGCCAGAAGGTACCAAAACTCATAGATACAATGAAGAATCTATTGGACCATTTAAAATTGAAAGAGAGGAGGGTGAATTATCCCCAAATGGAGATTTTGAAGAGGACAATTTTGCAGTTTATGGAGAAACTGGTTTGGATTCTTTGCACAAGGTAAAGGATAATTCTGCCAGCAGGCAGTATCAAACGAGACATGGAGAAGGAAGATGTGGGGAAGCAGGGGGAGAAAATGATGCTGACGATGAGGGTGAGGGTAGTGCTCAAAGATCATCAGAGGATAGTGAAAATGCTTCTGAGAACGGTGATGTTTCTGGAAGTGATTCTGGTGAAGTTGAGGAATGCTCTCAGGAAGAGCATGAAGAAGATGGAGGCCATGATGAGCATGATAATAAGGCTGAGAGTGAAGGTGAGGCTGAAGGGATGGCAGATGCCCATGACGTTGAAGGTGATGGAACACCATTACCGTTTTCGGAATGTTTTCTTTCGACTGTGAAACCTCTGGCAAAGCATGTCCCTCAGGCATTACATGACAGAGAAAATGGTTCTCGGGTTTTCTACGGAAATGATTCTTTTTATGTGCTTATAAGGCTACATCAA GCATTATATGAGAGAATACAATCTGCTAAGATCAATTCGTCTTCTGGTGAAAGAAAATGGAAAGCTTCAAATGATTCAAGCCCTAATGATCTCTATGCGAG GTTTATGAATGCACTTTACAATTTACTTGATGGTTCTTCTGATAATACAAAATTTGAGGATGATTGTCGAGCTATCATTGGAACTCAGTCATATGTCCTATTCACATTGGACAAACTGATCTATAAACTCGTCAAACAG CTCCAAGCAGTTGCAGCTGATGAGATGGACAGCAAGCTTCTTCAACTACATGCCTATGAAAATTCAAGAAAACGTGAAAGATTTTTTGATGCAGTTTATCATGAAAATGCCCGTGTTCTTCTTCATGATGAGAACATATATCGTATTGAATGT TCTTCTGTGCCAACCAGTTTGTCTATTCAGCTTATGGATTATGGGCATGATAAACCAGAGGTGACTGCAGTTTCCATGGATCCTAATTTTGCAGCTTATCTGTACAATGACTTTCTCTCAGTTATTCgtgagaaaaaagagagaccaGGAATTTTTTTGAAGAG GAATAAACACAAATATGGAGGTGCTGATGAATTTTCTTCCACACGCCTAGCCATGGAAGGACTTCAAATTGGTAATGGGTTGGAGTGTAAGATAGCGTGCAATTCATCCAAG GTCTCGTACGTCTTAGATACCGAAGATTTTTTGTTTAGAAGGAGAAGGAATACGAAAAGTTTGCAGCAGAACAATTCTTGCCGCAATCAGGCAAATTCTTCAAATGGTGGCTCAGCTAGAGTAGAGCGGTTTCACAGATTTCTATCAAATTGA